In a single window of the Equus quagga isolate Etosha38 chromosome 7, UCLA_HA_Equagga_1.0, whole genome shotgun sequence genome:
- the POC5 gene encoding centrosomal protein POC5 isoform X2 has product MSSDEKGSLPVVPNDPDPGSSVSSDLQEEYEELLRYAIVTPNIESSVSQPSHSKGEVVPDGRIPPVIDGILDNQGNSSVVRETRMEVGKGCDFNISNHSKTDGLSPVSSPRKPSHPVMDFFSSNLLGDSSSPRSISSPADVHEIVVSDFLISDENLEKMENVLDLWSSGLKTNILSELSKWRLNFIDWHRMEMKKEKEKHAAHLKQLCSQINSLRELQKAYEVSIGRKDEVISSLSHALGRQKERIELMRTFFHWRIGHVKSRQDVYEGKLADQYFQRTLLKKVWRGWHSTVQKQWKDVVERACQARAEEVCVQISNDYETKVAVLSGALENAKAEIQRMQQEKEQFEDSMKKAFMRGVCALNLEAMTIFQNRSDPGMDFANNRKEEYGPGVQETESSAHLDASAPRVPSAVALPQQPPPAAGAAASAAAFPSASSLTSARAAASSIHLPVSAPLGAGSAAPAAPEEMPVPRVVTSAQQKAGRTITARITGRCGFAAKSRVSSNLAIMGVSPPVSSVVVEKHHPVTVQTIPQATAAKYPRTIHPEGGASASRPLGARSAHSQPLSSIPSIKVVD; this is encoded by the exons ATGTCATCAGATGAGAAAGGCTCACTTCCAGTTGTGCCAAATGACCCCGACCCAGGCAGTTCTGTTTCTTCAGATCTTCAG GAGGAGTATGAAGAACTGCTTCGCTATGCTATAGTGACTCCAAATATTGAATCAAGTGTTTCACAGCCGTCTCATTCTAAGGGAGAAGTGGTGCCAGATGGTAGAATTCCTCCTGTAATTGATGGTATTCTCGATAATCAag GAAATAGCTCTGTAGTAAGAGAAACGAGGATGGAAGTTGGAAAAGGATGTGACTTCAATATATCAAATCATTCAAAAACAGATG GATTGTCACCAGTGTCATCACCAAGGAAGCCTTCTCACCCGGTCATGGATTTTTTCAGTTCTAATCTTTTAGGCGATTCTTCCTCACCACGGTCTATTTCTAGTCCTGCAGATGTCCATGAAATAGTTGTGAGCGATTTTCTTATTTCAGATGAAAATCTCGAGAAGATGGAAAATGTACTTGATCTTTGGAGTTCAGGTCTTAAG ACAAACATCCTATCTGAACTAAGTAAATGGAGACTTAATTTCATTGACTGGCAccgaatggaaatgaaaaaagagaaagaaaaacatgcagCACATTTGAAACAACTGTGCAGCCAGATCAACAGCTTGAGGGAGCTGCAGAAGGCTTATGAAGTCTCCATTGGGAGAAAAGACGAG GTGATTTCTAGCTTGTCTCATGCCTTAGGCAGGCAAAAGGAAAGGATAGAATTGATGAGAACGTTCTTCCACTGGCGAATTGGCCACGTCAAATCTCGACAGGAC GTTTATGAAGGTAAACTAGCTGACCAGTACTTCCAGAGAACTCTCCTGAAGAAAGTCTGGAGAGGCTGGCACTCCACAGTGCAGAAGCAGTGGAAGGATGTGGTGGAACGAGCTTGCCAGGCGAGAGCTGAAGAAGTTTGTGTCCAGATTTCCAATGATTATGAAACCAAAGTTGCCGtg TTATCTGGTgctttggaaaatgcaaaagcTGAGATCCAAAGAATGCAGCAAGAAAAAGAGCAGTTTGAAGATTCCATGAAGAAAGCTTTcatgaggggtgtgtgtgcattAAATCTGGAAGCCATGACTATATTTCAAAACAGAAGTGATCCAG GGATGGACTTCGCAAATAATAGAAAGGAGGAGTATGGCCCTGGTGTTCAAGAAACGGAATCTTCTGCTCATTTGGATGCTTCGGCTCCCCGCGTGCCCTCAGCAGTTGCCCTGCCACAGCAGCCACCCCCAGCGGCCGGGGCAGCAGCCAGCGCGGcggcctttccctctgcctcttccctgaCGTCTGCCCGGGCTGCCGCCTCCTCCATTCACCTTCCTGTTTCTGCTCCTCTGGGCGCTGGATCTGCAGCTCCTGCTGCACCGGAAGAAATG CCCGTGCCCAGGGTGGTGACCTCCGCGCAGCAGAAAGCTGGAAGGACCATTACAGCCCGCATCACGGGGAGATGTGGTTTCGCTGCAAAAAGTCGAGTTAGTAGCAACTTAGCCATAATGGGAGTTTCTCCTCCTGTGAGCTCAGTTGTTGTGGAAAAACATCATCCCGTCACAGTG caAACCATTCCTCAAGCCACTGCAGCAAAATATCCCCGGACGATTCATCCTGAAGGTGGCGCCTCGGCTTCCAGGCCTCTCGGAGCCAGATCCGCCCACAGCCAGCCTCTCAGCAGCATCCCCTCCATCAAGGTCGTCGACTGA
- the POC5 gene encoding centrosomal protein POC5 isoform X1, translated as MSSDEKGSLPVVPNDPDPGSSVSSDLQEEYEELLRYAIVTPNIESSVSQPSHSKGEVVPDGRIPPVIDGILDNQAGNSSVVRETRMEVGKGCDFNISNHSKTDGLSPVSSPRKPSHPVMDFFSSNLLGDSSSPRSISSPADVHEIVVSDFLISDENLEKMENVLDLWSSGLKTNILSELSKWRLNFIDWHRMEMKKEKEKHAAHLKQLCSQINSLRELQKAYEVSIGRKDEVISSLSHALGRQKERIELMRTFFHWRIGHVKSRQDVYEGKLADQYFQRTLLKKVWRGWHSTVQKQWKDVVERACQARAEEVCVQISNDYETKVAVLSGALENAKAEIQRMQQEKEQFEDSMKKAFMRGVCALNLEAMTIFQNRSDPGMDFANNRKEEYGPGVQETESSAHLDASAPRVPSAVALPQQPPPAAGAAASAAAFPSASSLTSARAAASSIHLPVSAPLGAGSAAPAAPEEMPVPRVVTSAQQKAGRTITARITGRCGFAAKSRVSSNLAIMGVSPPVSSVVVEKHHPVTVQTIPQATAAKYPRTIHPEGGASASRPLGARSAHSQPLSSIPSIKVVD; from the exons ATGTCATCAGATGAGAAAGGCTCACTTCCAGTTGTGCCAAATGACCCCGACCCAGGCAGTTCTGTTTCTTCAGATCTTCAG GAGGAGTATGAAGAACTGCTTCGCTATGCTATAGTGACTCCAAATATTGAATCAAGTGTTTCACAGCCGTCTCATTCTAAGGGAGAAGTGGTGCCAGATGGTAGAATTCCTCCTGTAATTGATGGTATTCTCGATAATCAag cagGAAATAGCTCTGTAGTAAGAGAAACGAGGATGGAAGTTGGAAAAGGATGTGACTTCAATATATCAAATCATTCAAAAACAGATG GATTGTCACCAGTGTCATCACCAAGGAAGCCTTCTCACCCGGTCATGGATTTTTTCAGTTCTAATCTTTTAGGCGATTCTTCCTCACCACGGTCTATTTCTAGTCCTGCAGATGTCCATGAAATAGTTGTGAGCGATTTTCTTATTTCAGATGAAAATCTCGAGAAGATGGAAAATGTACTTGATCTTTGGAGTTCAGGTCTTAAG ACAAACATCCTATCTGAACTAAGTAAATGGAGACTTAATTTCATTGACTGGCAccgaatggaaatgaaaaaagagaaagaaaaacatgcagCACATTTGAAACAACTGTGCAGCCAGATCAACAGCTTGAGGGAGCTGCAGAAGGCTTATGAAGTCTCCATTGGGAGAAAAGACGAG GTGATTTCTAGCTTGTCTCATGCCTTAGGCAGGCAAAAGGAAAGGATAGAATTGATGAGAACGTTCTTCCACTGGCGAATTGGCCACGTCAAATCTCGACAGGAC GTTTATGAAGGTAAACTAGCTGACCAGTACTTCCAGAGAACTCTCCTGAAGAAAGTCTGGAGAGGCTGGCACTCCACAGTGCAGAAGCAGTGGAAGGATGTGGTGGAACGAGCTTGCCAGGCGAGAGCTGAAGAAGTTTGTGTCCAGATTTCCAATGATTATGAAACCAAAGTTGCCGtg TTATCTGGTgctttggaaaatgcaaaagcTGAGATCCAAAGAATGCAGCAAGAAAAAGAGCAGTTTGAAGATTCCATGAAGAAAGCTTTcatgaggggtgtgtgtgcattAAATCTGGAAGCCATGACTATATTTCAAAACAGAAGTGATCCAG GGATGGACTTCGCAAATAATAGAAAGGAGGAGTATGGCCCTGGTGTTCAAGAAACGGAATCTTCTGCTCATTTGGATGCTTCGGCTCCCCGCGTGCCCTCAGCAGTTGCCCTGCCACAGCAGCCACCCCCAGCGGCCGGGGCAGCAGCCAGCGCGGcggcctttccctctgcctcttccctgaCGTCTGCCCGGGCTGCCGCCTCCTCCATTCACCTTCCTGTTTCTGCTCCTCTGGGCGCTGGATCTGCAGCTCCTGCTGCACCGGAAGAAATG CCCGTGCCCAGGGTGGTGACCTCCGCGCAGCAGAAAGCTGGAAGGACCATTACAGCCCGCATCACGGGGAGATGTGGTTTCGCTGCAAAAAGTCGAGTTAGTAGCAACTTAGCCATAATGGGAGTTTCTCCTCCTGTGAGCTCAGTTGTTGTGGAAAAACATCATCCCGTCACAGTG caAACCATTCCTCAAGCCACTGCAGCAAAATATCCCCGGACGATTCATCCTGAAGGTGGCGCCTCGGCTTCCAGGCCTCTCGGAGCCAGATCCGCCCACAGCCAGCCTCTCAGCAGCATCCCCTCCATCAAGGTCGTCGACTGA